The Papaver somniferum cultivar HN1 chromosome 3, ASM357369v1, whole genome shotgun sequence genome includes a region encoding these proteins:
- the LOC113355422 gene encoding probable methyltransferase PMT23 has translation MANSIESIFRERKYPFIYASIILLICFSVLVISNTRSFISYIPKITDPEISSTSSAGSPDNDDEDKAGSSAGAEIDWRLCNGTAATDYIPCLDNMKAIKGLKSRRHMEHRERHCPKPNSRCLIPIPKGYKTSLSWPKSRDMIWYDNVPHPKLVEYKKDQNWVRKSGDYLVFPGGGTQFKEGVMNYINFIEMSYKDIKWGTHTRVILDVGCGVASFGGYLLDKNVITMSFAPKDEHEAQIQFALERGIPATLSVIGTQMLTFPDNAFDLVHCARCRVHWDADGGKPLMELNRVLRPGGVFVWSATPVYRRDNERDRNDWKAMVALTEFICWKVVAKAVDSTGIGLVIYQKPVSNVCYEKRKVNDPPLCHQIEKRKPSWYTPLESCLPQLPAVNSGGDYKWPSSWPQRLSTRPASLEPSAEEIFYEDTKHWSALVSDVYLGSLAINWSSIRNVMDMNAGYGGFAAALINQPLWVMNIVPIHQPDTLPVIYDRGLIGMYHDWCEPLSTYPRTYDLLHSSYLFGNLTKRCDIVDVAVEMDRILRPGGVILVQDTLDMINKLGPIFRSLHWETKLYKDQFFVARKGSWRPTTYDGA, from the exons ATGGCGAATTCAATAGAGAGTATTTTCAGAGAAAGAAAATACCCATTCATATACGCATCAATCATCTTACTCATCTGTTTCTCAGTTCTTGTAATTTCAAATACTCGTAGTTTCATTTCTTATATCCCTAAAATCACCGATCCTGAGATCTCTTCAACTTCGTCGGCAGGATCACctgataatgatgatgaagataaagCTGGTTCTTCTGCTGGTGCTGAGATTGATTGGAGATTGTGTAATGGAACTGCGGCGACAGATTATATACCATGTTTAGATAATATGAAGGCGATTAAAGGATTGAAATCAAGAAGACATATGGAACATAGAGAGAGGCATTGTCCTAAACCTAATTCCAGATGTTTGATTCCGATTCCAAAAGGTTATAAGACGTCACTTTCTTGGCCGAAGAGTAGGGACATG ATTTGGTATGATAATGTGCCACATCCTAAACTTGTGGAATATAAGAAGGATCAGAATTGGGTGCGAAAATCCGGTGATTATCTTGTGTTCCCCGGAGGTGGTACACAGTTTAAAGAAGGGGTCATGAACTATATTAACTTCATAGAGATG AGTTATAAAGACATCAAATGGGGCACACATACAAGAGTTATTCTAGACGTTGGGTGTGGTGTTGCTAGCTTTGGTGGATACTTGCTGGACAAAAATGTTATTACGATGTCATTTGCCCCAAAGGATGAACATGAGGCTCAAATACAATTTGCACTTGAGCGAGGAATTCCAGCTACTCTGTCGGTCATTGGGACACAAATGCTTACTTTTCCAGATAATGCTTTTGATTTAGTACACTGTGCGCGATGCAGGGTCCATTGGGATGCAGATG GTGGGAAACCGTTAATGGAGCTTAACAGGGTTCTAAGGCCAGGAGGAGTTTTCGTATGGTCTGCAACACCAGTTTATCGTCGTGACAATGAGAGAGATCGGAATGATTGGAAGG CCATGGTAGCTTTGACAGAATTCATCTGCTGGAAGGTAGTTGCAAAAGCAGTAGATTCAACAGGAATTGGACTTGTAATATACCAAAAACCTGTCTCAAACGTGTGCTATGAAAAACGTAAAGTGAATGATCCTCCATTGTGTCATCAAATAGAGAAACGAAAACCTTCCTG GTATACACCCCTTGAAAGTTGTCTTCCCCAACTTCCAGCTGTTAACTCCGGTGGAGACTACAAGTGGCCTTCCTCCTGGCCCCAAAGGCTGAGTACTAGACCTGCTAGTCTGGAACCAAGTGCTGAGGAAATATTTTACGAGGACACTAAGCACTGGTCTGCACTTGTGTCGGATGTATACTTGGGCAGCCTTGCTATCAACTGGTCATCTATACGGAACGTAATGGATATGAATGCTGGATATGGAGG atttgCTGCAGCATTGATTAATCAACCTCTGTGGGTGATGAACATTGTGCCGATCCACCAACCAGATACCTTACCTGTTATTTATGACCGCGGGTTAATTGGAATGTATCATGACTGGTGTGAGCCCTTAAGTACATATCCTCGCACTTATGACCTACTGCATTCCAGTTACCTATTTGGAAATCTAACAAAGAG GTGTGACATTGTGGATGTAGCAGTAGAGATGGATAGGATTTTGAGACCAGGTGGTGTAATTCTCGTCCAAGACACATTAGATATGATTAATAAGCTAGGCCCTATCTTTCGATCTCTACACTGGGAAACCAAACTATACAAAGACCAGTTCTTTGTTGCGAGGAAAGGTTCTTGGAGACCCACAACATACGACGGCGCATAG